GTTCCATCGGCACCCGACCTTCGAAGCGCGACAGATCCAGCTCCACCGCCTGGGCGGTGCGCGACAGATTGGCCACGCACAGCACCGTATCATTGTCGTCGGCGCGCAGATAGGCCAGCACCCGGCGGTTGCCCGGGAACAGGAAATCCAGCCGTCCCCGGCCGAAGGCGCGGAAGCGGCGGCGGACCTGAAGCATGCGCCGGGTCCAGTGCAGCAGCGAATGCGGGTCGCGGCTCTGGGTTTCCACATTCACCGCGGCATGGCCGTAAAGCGGGCTCATGATCGCCGGCAGGATCAGCTGTTCGGGATCGGCGCGCGAAAACCCGCCATTGCGGTCGGGCGACCATTGCATGGGGGTGCGCACCCCGTCGCGGTCGCCCAGATGGACATTGTCGCCCATGCCGATCTCGTCGCCGTAATACAGCACCGGCGTGCCGGGCATGGTCAGCAGCAGGCTGTGCATCAGCTCGATCCGCCGCCGGTCGCGATCCAGAAGCGGCGCCAGGCGCCGCCGGATGCCCAGATTGATCCGCGCCCGCCGGTCCGAGGCATAGGTCTCCCACAGGAAGGTGCGCTCGGTTTCGGTCACCATCTCCAGCGTCAGCTCGTCGTGATTGCGCAGGAAGATCGCCCATTGGCAGTTTTCCGGAATGTCCGGCGTCTGGCGCATGATGTCGGTGATCGGGAACCGGTCTTCCTGCGCGATGCTCATATACATCCGCGGCATCAGCGGGAAATGAAACGCCATGTGGCATTCGTCGCCGGCGCCGAAATATTCCTGGGTGTCTTCCGGCCATTGATTGGCTTCGGCCAGCAGCATCCGGTCGCTGTAATGTTCGTCCAGATGGGCGCGGATCTTCTTCAGAACCTCGTGGGTCTCGGGCAGGTTTTCGTTGTTGGTGCCCTCGCGCTCGATCAGATAGGGCACGGCGTCGAGCCGGAGCCCGTCCACCCCCATGTCGAGCCAGAAGCGCATCACCTTCAGCACCGCGTCCAGCACCCGCGGGTTGTCGAAATTCAGGTCGGGCTGGTGGGAATAAAAGCGGTGCCAGTAATAGGCCCCGGCCACCGGATCCCAGGTCCAGTTCGACTTTTCGGTGTCGAGGAAGATGATCCGGGTTTCGGGATATTTCCGGTCGTCATCCGACCAGACATAGAAATCGCGCTGCGCCGAGCCGCGCCTGGCGCGGCGGGCGCGCTGGAACCAGGGATGGGCGTCGGAGGTGTGGTTGATCACCAGTTCGGTGATCACCCGCAGCCCCCGGGCATGGGCTTCGGCCAGGAAACGCTTGAAGTCGCCCAGCGTGCCATAGGCGCGGTTGACGTCGCGATAATCGGCGATGTCGTAGCCGTCGTCGCGCAAGGGCGAGGGGTAGAAGGGCAGCAGCCAGATCGTGTCGACGCCAAGTGCCGCAATATAGTCCAGCCGCGAGATCAGCCCCGGGAAATCGCCGATGCCGTCGTCATTGCCGTCCTGAAACGACTTCACATGCAGCTGGTAGATGACGGCGTCCTTGTACCAGAGCGGATCGCCCGGTGCATGATCGGCGCCACGGATGATCCGGCCTTGCGCGCCGGTGGGGGACGAGACAGGGGGCGTGGGTGCAGGCATGTGGCTCAACCTCTCACCGGCGGCAGCACCCGCCAGATGGCGAAGGGAAGGTGGGCGGGGTCCAGGCGCAGCCGGTGATGCCGGCCGGTCCAGGTGGATCGCTGGCCGGTGACCAGATCATCCATGGTCACGCGCGCGTCTTCTTGCAGACCCCAGCGGTCCAGCGGCAGCTCGATCGCCGCCTCCTGGGCGTGGTGGGGGTCCAGGCTCACCGCCACCAGAACGATGTCGTCGCCCTGATCGGTCGTCTTGCTGAACAGCAGCACGTGATCGTTCCAGGCGGTGTGGAAGGCGAGACCGCGGTTCTGATGCAGGGCCGGATGTGCGGCGCGGATGCGGTTGAGCAGGGTGATCTCGGCGCGGATATGGCCCGGCCGGTTCCAGTCGCGGGGCCGGATCTCGTATTTCTCGCTGTCGAGATACTCCTCGCGCCCCGGCAGGGGCGCGCCCTCGCACAGCTCGAACCCCGCATACATTCCCCAGAGGCTTGAGAGCATGGTGGCGAGGCAGGCGCGGATCAGGAAGCCCGGCCGGCCGGAGGTCTGCAGGAAATAAGGGTTGATGTCGGGGGTGTTGACGAAGACATGCGGCCCGAAGAACTCCACCGCCGGCGGCGTGCTGAGTTCGGTGAAATAGGCGGTCAACCCGGCCTTGTCGTCGCGCCAGGTGAAATAGGTATAGGACTGCGCGAAGCCGAGCTTCGCCAGACGGTACATGACCTTGGGCCGGGTGAAGGCCTCGGCCAGGAACACGGTGTCGGGATGGTCGCGGCGGATGTCGGCGATCAGCCATTCCCAGAACGGAAACGGCTTGGTGTGGGGGTTGTCGACCCGGAACAGCCGGACGCCTTCCGCCACCCAGAAGGCCACCACGTCTCTCAGCGCCTGCCACAGATCCGGCACCGCGCCCTCGGCATAGAAGTCGACATTGACGATGTCTTCATAGCGCTTGGGCGGGTTTTCGGCATAGCGCATGGAGCCGTCGGATCGCCAGGCGAACCAGTCGGGATGGTCCTTCAGCCAGGGATGATCGGGGGAGCACTGGATGGCGAAATCCAGCGCCACCTCCATGCCCTGATCGGCCGCGGCGGCGACCAGGGCCCGGAAATCCTCAAGCGTGCCCAGTTCGGGATGGATCGCATCATGGCCGCCCGCCTCGCTGCCGATGGCATAGGGGCTGCCGGGATCCTCGGGTCTCGCCGTCAGGGCGTTGTTGCGGCCCTTGCGGTTGGTGCGGCCGATCGGGTGGATCGGCGGCATATAGAGCACGTCGAAGCCCATCGCCCGGATCTCGGGCAGGCGGCGGATCACGTCCTCGAACCGGCCATGGCGGCCGGGATCGTCGGTTTCCGAGCGCGGGAACAGCTCGTACCAGGCGGCAAAGCCCGCGCGCAGCCGCTCGACATCGACCGGGTAGTCGCGCGGCGTGGCGCTGGCGAAGGGGCGGGGGTCGACCAGCGCCATGGCCGCGCGGGTTTCGTCGTCGAGCAGGCGGCGGACTTTCGCCGCATCATCGCAGGCCTGCTCCACCTCCTGCACGATATCGTCGATGCCATGGGCACGGAGCAGGGCCAGACCATCGGCCAGATCCACCGGCCGCACCACGCCTGCCGCCTGTTTCTTGGCCAGATCCGCACGATAGGATCCCCAGGCATCGCGCCAGGCCATGATCTCGAACCGGTGCCGGCCCAGCCGGTCCAGCGGCACCCGGCCCCGCCAGCGGTCGTTGACCACGGGCGTCATGGGGACTTCGCGCCACTCGGCTTCGTCCTCGGCGCGCAGCCTGAGCACGGCTTTGATGACGTCGTGGCCGTCGGCGAAAATATCGGCCTCGACCTCAAGCGTGCTGCCCAGCCGGCGGCGGATGGCGAACCGGCCGTCATCCAGCAGGGGCTGGACCGCCTCGATCGCGATCCGCGGCAGCCGGGCCGCCGCCTCGGCCGGCCCGGCCTCGGGCCCGCGCACAGGCGGGGCCGCCGCGATCTCCAGAACCGCCACCCCGCCGGGCGCCAGATCCAGCGGCGTGCCCGGCGGGTGATCGACCAGCCGCCGCGCAGCCATGTCGGGCCCACGGGCCAGCAGCGGCTGCGGATCGATGCGCAGCCGCCGGTCCAGCAGGCGCGAGGCGACGACCAGCCGCGTCTCCTCGGCGCGGAAGGCGAGCACCGGGCCGCTTTCGCCGGTCAGCATCCGCAGCGCCGGCCGGCCGGTGGTCTCCAGCCGCTCGAAACCGGCATTGGCGACCCGAAGCGGCTGGGACAGGTCGTAGGCCGGCTGCCGGGGCCCCTCGGGCGCCGGCATGTCGGGGCGGAGCGGATCGGGCGCGCCCCGGTCGAACCCGGCCTGAACGACGATGCCGTCGAAGAGAAAGGGGGCGAGTTTCAGGCTGCGCCGCCCGGCCGCCTCGGCCGCCTCGGGCCCGCCCAGGATCTCGGGCAGGCGCGGCCCGAATGGCACTTCCGGACAGGCCAGCACGCTGCCGATGCGCGACAGCCGCGCGATCTCGTCCA
Above is a genomic segment from Tistrella mobilis containing:
- a CDS encoding alpha-1,4-glucan--maltose-1-phosphate maltosyltransferase; this encodes MNAQPSRTPWHPRILMVPAATAREGAALAAAAAHARDLGFDHLLPAGPAEPARIEAACRSAADHGIRLLVDLLPEPDPAREARAGRDPRRQALIPENDQDEATLAELVDAAMAAGVAGFRAPLPQAVTPEIWARLRARAADCRLLLWSHGLTAERIDALAACGFDAAVASDAWWDLAAPWMLDEIARLSRIGSVLACPEVPFGPRLPEILGGPEAAEAAGRRSLKLAPFLFDGIVVQAGFDRGAPDPLRPDMPAPEGPRQPAYDLSQPLRVANAGFERLETTGRPALRMLTGESGPVLAFRAEETRLVVASRLLDRRLRIDPQPLLARGPDMAARRLVDHPPGTPLDLAPGGVAVLEIAAAPPVRGPEAGPAEAAARLPRIAIEAVQPLLDDGRFAIRRRLGSTLEVEADIFADGHDVIKAVLRLRAEDEAEWREVPMTPVVNDRWRGRVPLDRLGRHRFEIMAWRDAWGSYRADLAKKQAAGVVRPVDLADGLALLRAHGIDDIVQEVEQACDDAAKVRRLLDDETRAAMALVDPRPFASATPRDYPVDVERLRAGFAAWYELFPRSETDDPGRHGRFEDVIRRLPEIRAMGFDVLYMPPIHPIGRTNRKGRNNALTARPEDPGSPYAIGSEAGGHDAIHPELGTLEDFRALVAAAADQGMEVALDFAIQCSPDHPWLKDHPDWFAWRSDGSMRYAENPPKRYEDIVNVDFYAEGAVPDLWQALRDVVAFWVAEGVRLFRVDNPHTKPFPFWEWLIADIRRDHPDTVFLAEAFTRPKVMYRLAKLGFAQSYTYFTWRDDKAGLTAYFTELSTPPAVEFFGPHVFVNTPDINPYFLQTSGRPGFLIRACLATMLSSLWGMYAGFELCEGAPLPGREEYLDSEKYEIRPRDWNRPGHIRAEITLLNRIRAAHPALHQNRGLAFHTAWNDHVLLFSKTTDQGDDIVLVAVSLDPHHAQEAAIELPLDRWGLQEDARVTMDDLVTGQRSTWTGRHHRLRLDPAHLPFAIWRVLPPVRG